In a single window of the Pelagibacterium sp. 26DY04 genome:
- a CDS encoding XRE family transcriptional regulator — protein sequence MNNPLVKPSESRPQRKPNSPIGDTLRQMRQARGLTLNELARRCDLAPSTLSKIENGQMSPTYDTILSLGEGLEVDVADLFSERQTASVSGRRTVTRAGGGVMHQTEQYDYEMLCTDLANKQFVPLKATVKANTIARFPEMLSHPGEEFVYVLSGEVELHTQFYAPTRLVAGDSAYFDSTMGHALLKASDEDAEVLWICSRVVEPLRS from the coding sequence ATGAACAATCCCCTTGTCAAACCGAGCGAAAGCCGGCCGCAGCGGAAGCCTAACTCACCGATCGGCGATACCCTTCGCCAGATGCGTCAAGCGCGCGGGCTGACCCTCAACGAGCTGGCGCGCCGGTGCGATTTGGCGCCTTCAACGCTCTCGAAAATCGAGAACGGCCAGATGTCGCCGACCTACGATACGATCCTCAGTCTGGGCGAGGGGCTGGAGGTGGATGTGGCCGATTTGTTCTCCGAGCGTCAAACGGCGTCGGTGAGCGGCCGACGCACCGTGACCCGCGCTGGAGGCGGGGTGATGCACCAGACCGAGCAGTATGACTACGAGATGTTGTGCACCGATCTGGCCAATAAGCAGTTCGTTCCGCTCAAGGCGACGGTCAAGGCCAACACGATCGCCAGATTTCCAGAGATGCTGTCCCATCCTGGCGAGGAATTCGTCTATGTCCTCTCCGGTGAGGTGGAACTGCACACCCAGTTCTACGCTCCAACGCGGCTTGTTGCCGGCGACAGCGCCTATTTCGACAGCACCATGGGCCATGCCCTCCTCAAGGCGTCGGACGAAGATGCCGAAGTGCTCTGGATCTGCTCACGCGTGGTCGAGCCGTTGCGTAGCTAG
- a CDS encoding Ldh family oxidoreductase encodes MTSTLAYSDLVALLRAIFLRHGTRKDVAALLAENCAMCERDGAHSHGIFRMKGYVDSLSSGWVNGKANPVLEDVAPAFCRVDADNGFAQAALALGRDMAIEKAQANGVAILAIRNSHHLSALWPDVEPFAQDGLLALSAVNSFACTVPFDGKSALFGTNPIALATPVAGADEPLVFDLATSAMANGDVQISARTGKSLPPNSGVDAQGQPTTDPRAVLDGGALLTFGGHKGSSISMMVELLSAALTGGHFSFEFDWSGHKGAQTPHTGQFILLIDPARGGAERFGLRVETLIERMKAAGVSRLPGDRRLECRRKAARHGIPISQDNLAALEALAVA; translated from the coding sequence GTGACCTCGACCCTTGCGTATTCAGATCTCGTCGCTCTCTTGCGGGCCATTTTTCTGCGGCATGGCACGCGCAAGGACGTCGCGGCGCTTCTGGCTGAGAACTGCGCGATGTGCGAGCGTGACGGCGCCCATAGCCATGGCATCTTCCGCATGAAGGGTTATGTCGATTCCCTCAGTTCAGGCTGGGTGAACGGGAAAGCCAACCCCGTGCTCGAGGATGTCGCTCCCGCCTTCTGCCGCGTGGACGCCGACAATGGTTTTGCCCAGGCCGCCCTGGCGCTGGGGCGCGACATGGCCATCGAGAAGGCACAGGCGAACGGGGTTGCGATTCTCGCCATCCGCAATTCCCACCATCTGAGCGCCCTTTGGCCCGACGTGGAACCTTTCGCGCAAGACGGGCTCCTGGCGCTCAGCGCCGTCAACAGCTTTGCCTGTACCGTTCCCTTCGATGGCAAGAGCGCTCTGTTCGGGACCAACCCCATTGCCCTTGCCACGCCGGTCGCAGGAGCGGACGAGCCGCTGGTCTTCGATCTTGCCACCTCGGCCATGGCCAATGGCGACGTCCAGATTTCAGCCCGGACCGGCAAGAGCCTGCCGCCCAATTCGGGCGTGGACGCCCAGGGGCAGCCGACCACCGATCCGCGGGCGGTGCTCGATGGCGGGGCGCTCCTGACCTTCGGCGGGCACAAGGGCTCTTCGATTTCGATGATGGTCGAATTGCTGAGCGCGGCGCTCACGGGCGGCCATTTTTCCTTCGAGTTCGACTGGTCGGGGCATAAGGGTGCGCAGACACCCCATACCGGGCAGTTCATCCTGCTGATCGATCCGGCCCGCGGTGGTGCCGAACGGTTCGGGCTGCGGGTCGAGACGCTCATCGAGCGGATGAAGGCGGCAGGGGTTTCGAGACTGCCGGGGGACCGGCGGCTCGAATGTCGGCGAAAGGCCGCCCGGCACGGCATTCCCATTTCGCAAGACAACCTTGCAGCGCTTGAGGCATTGGCCGTAGCGTAG
- a CDS encoding ABC transporter substrate-binding protein has product MRIGNKGRLPLAAALLVGISGFSAPVLAQSSDLVVNSAVAPSTLDPAWACGLQEISFLQNFYVRLVQHGTAEGPEGTRVVDYSTIEPYLAESWEVSEDGLVYTFHLKDGFTFESGNPVDAEAVRYSFQRVLDMAGCGRFFLTDGHIDPVIFESIEAVDPSTVVITLNKPNGNMLGDLATHAASIVDPSVVEANGGVVPGQPNEFMAANVTESGPFLLESYTANQSARMVANPAFAGNAPASDAINVNWITAAPTLLLQARTGQADITFGLAKQAVTTMSNNPGTRVIAYSNPFVQQMMLPNTKAPWDNPLFREAVAHAVPYQDIVDRVAYGYGTLYYGPIPPSLPGFSAELSQPVSFDLERARELIAQSGIATPVNVEVMIQEGDATQQQLATILQSTWAELGINLNIRVAPAAEFQDLSQSHQVQSLMRLDGPGVFEVGYYWGYDVDCDNSNNLTEYCNEEVDSLIEQLRASSDQAERQQIMDQVTEIWRAEYPKILFFEDQPVMVLSDAVTEFTFSPLPDYRYWAK; this is encoded by the coding sequence ATGCGTATCGGAAACAAAGGGAGGTTGCCGCTCGCGGCGGCGCTTTTGGTTGGCATCAGCGGGTTTTCCGCTCCTGTCTTGGCGCAAAGCTCGGATCTCGTCGTCAACAGCGCTGTAGCGCCGAGCACGCTCGATCCAGCCTGGGCCTGCGGACTGCAGGAAATCAGCTTTCTGCAAAATTTCTACGTGCGGCTGGTTCAGCACGGGACGGCCGAAGGTCCCGAGGGCACCCGGGTCGTCGACTATTCAACCATCGAACCCTATCTCGCCGAGTCCTGGGAAGTGAGCGAAGATGGCTTGGTCTATACCTTCCATCTCAAGGATGGCTTTACATTCGAAAGTGGCAATCCGGTGGATGCCGAAGCCGTGCGCTATTCCTTCCAGCGCGTGCTGGATATGGCCGGGTGCGGCCGGTTTTTCCTTACCGACGGCCATATCGATCCGGTGATTTTTGAATCTATTGAGGCTGTCGATCCATCGACGGTGGTCATCACCCTCAACAAGCCTAACGGCAACATGCTGGGCGATTTGGCAACCCATGCTGCTTCTATCGTCGACCCGTCGGTCGTCGAGGCCAATGGCGGGGTCGTGCCGGGCCAGCCCAATGAGTTCATGGCGGCCAACGTGACCGAATCCGGTCCCTTCCTGCTCGAGTCCTACACCGCCAACCAGAGCGCCCGCATGGTCGCCAATCCGGCCTTCGCGGGCAACGCCCCGGCATCGGACGCAATCAACGTCAATTGGATCACCGCCGCCCCGACACTGCTGCTTCAGGCGCGAACCGGTCAAGCCGATATCACCTTCGGGCTTGCCAAGCAGGCCGTGACCACCATGAGCAATAATCCCGGCACGCGGGTCATCGCCTATAGCAACCCCTTCGTACAGCAAATGATGCTGCCCAACACCAAGGCGCCTTGGGACAATCCACTTTTCCGCGAAGCCGTCGCCCATGCGGTGCCCTACCAGGATATTGTAGATCGCGTGGCTTATGGATATGGCACGCTTTACTACGGCCCGATCCCACCAAGCCTTCCGGGGTTCAGTGCCGAGTTGAGTCAACCCGTATCGTTCGATCTCGAACGTGCACGCGAGTTGATCGCCCAAAGCGGCATCGCCACCCCGGTAAATGTCGAAGTGATGATCCAGGAAGGTGATGCCACCCAGCAGCAACTCGCTACCATCCTCCAGAGCACCTGGGCCGAACTGGGCATTAATCTTAACATCCGCGTCGCGCCGGCGGCCGAATTCCAGGACCTTTCTCAGTCCCATCAGGTGCAGTCGCTGATGCGCCTCGACGGACCGGGCGTATTCGAGGTCGGTTATTATTGGGGTTATGACGTCGACTGCGACAACTCCAATAACCTTACCGAATATTGCAATGAAGAGGTCGACAGCCTCATTGAGCAGCTTCGCGCCTCTTCCGACCAGGCCGAGCGTCAGCAGATCATGGATCAGGTGACCGAAATCTGGCGCGCCGAATATCCCAAGATCCTGTTCTTTGAGGATCAGCCGGTGATGGTGCTTTCCGATGCGGTGACCGAGTTCACCTTCTCTCCGCTCCCCGACTATCGCTACTGGGCGAAATAG